GGCGTACCTTTAAACGCTACCGAAGCGAAGTCGCCATCCTGGATCGGACGTCCCTCCACAGGGTTATAAGATGCGTTCTGTTCGCGCAGATGATTGAGCGTTTTTTCAACTTCTTCGTCAGTCACGCTGACGTTTGGCTTTTCAATCTTGATCTCGTGATAGCCCTGCACTTCGAAGTCCGGCAGGACCTCGAACTTAGCCTTGAACTTCAGCGGTTCGCCTTCGTGCAGGTGCAGGTCGGTAACCCGCGGCTGCGACACCGGGTGTAAGCCCTGTTTTTCCGTTTCTTCGCGGAAATATCGGGGAACCAGTTGTTCCACCACTTCGGTCTTGATGTCTTCCGCGAAGCGCTGGCGCACCACGGTCGCCGGCACCTTACCCTTGCGGAAACCGGGCAACCGAGCCATCTTCTGGAATTTCTGGATCACGGCTTCGGTTTCACGGTTAACGACTTCGACGGGAATTTCTACGCTGATTTCGCGTTGTGTTGAACTTGTTTTTTCGGGAGTTTCGGTTTCTGCCACTGAGTGTCCTTACTATTCGATTCAGCAGCACTGGAATATGCTGCAACCTATCGAATATAAGAGACTAAGAGAGGAACGGTCAAACCGCGCAACGCCCCTGTGTCGACCATTCAATCTGCCGAATTACTGGAAAGGACCAACGTATGTTTGTCATTGTGTGGGAGTTCCGCGTTCGCACCGGATGTGAGGCAGAATTCGAACTGCATTATCGGCATGACGGAACATGGGCGCAGCTCTTTCGTCTCGATCCCGCATATCAGGGAACCACTCTATTGCGTGATCCCGTGGTCCCCGGGCGCTATCTCACCCTCGACCATTGGGAGAACTCCCAGTCTTACGACAGCTTCCGGCAGAGCTTCGCTCAGGCCTACGCCGAAATCGATGCAAGCATGGAACACATGACTGAATCTGAGACGAAATTGGGAGTATTTGAACCGGCGTGACGTCCATTTGGGGAATGGACGAGTTTTCCTGGTTGGGGGCTCCTCGTTTCAGAACACAATTTGTGTTCCGAATATGCCAATTCACCCCATCTTGTTCCGGCGTGGCTGGACCTACTCTCCGACAATTTGAAGCATTCTCTCGTGAACGCTCATTCGCATCGCTCGCACCGCTGGCGTGATCGCCAGCCTAAGGCTTAATTCGCCCTGATGCGCGGAGGTGTCTTCCTGCGGGGTGCGTCCCAATGCGTGCTTCACATCAGCGACGGTCGCGTTGTCGATGCCTTGCGAGATCATCAACACGTCGTTCGCTCCAATCTCGATAACCACCAGCCCGTCGCTCGTATTGAAGCGCATGGCGTAACGAACCCGGCAGTTCGAATCCGTCTCGCACTCGCTGCCTTGTGGGATTGCCGAATCCAGTAACTTTGTCCGTTTCAGCAGAGCGGCCTTGTAAAGTTCGGCGAACCGTTTAGCTGCCGAATACGTCTTCCAGCGAGACACGTACAGTACTGCCAGGTCCGACGGAACCACATCAGCGTCCGCTTTATTCGCTGCCGATGGCTTCTTCACCGCGACGTAGGTACCACCGTCCCACTGTGGAGAAATCGCAAATCCATCGTTTTCGCGCCCGTATTCCGTCGACATCAATCGGACGTCCAGTTCTCCGATCGAACCCGAGTCATACACCTTGTAAGCCGGTTCGAGGACATCCGTGATATTCGGTAGCCGGTACGGTTCCGTGCGCGTTCGTGCCAGGTATGCCTCCGGCTGAAGGATTTCGTGCGTGTCGCGCGGCGGACGATCGAAAACTC
This genomic window from Terriglobales bacterium contains:
- a CDS encoding antibiotic biosynthesis monooxygenase; amino-acid sequence: MFVIVWEFRVRTGCEAEFELHYRHDGTWAQLFRLDPAYQGTTLLRDPVVPGRYLTLDHWENSQSYDSFRQSFAQAYAEIDASMEHMTESETKLGVFEPA